Proteins from one Enterobacter bugandensis genomic window:
- a CDS encoding transcriptional regulator — MITSSRKVVRCISCELSCQLFPDNTVRSQYCGSASFAVWPVGNHFLQLAVENKILSGNKNHLLRGFIFVDFAMYNLRLLVDPQWIEHLAMTNMHIVLIADRKLEALAHYFFAHHSEIKGIIYSDDDDAILQEKINHLFSGRRVSSRRGNTLNTVEFTLLNRLISGVCLREIIKTTSVDVKKIYVHKIRLERKLGTSIHKILVSIL, encoded by the coding sequence ATGATAACATCGTCGCGAAAGGTTGTCCGCTGTATAAGCTGCGAATTGTCCTGTCAGTTATTTCCGGATAACACGGTGCGCTCACAATACTGTGGCAGCGCCTCCTTCGCAGTTTGGCCGGTGGGAAATCATTTCCTGCAACTTGCAGTAGAAAATAAAATATTGTCTGGGAACAAGAATCATTTATTACGCGGATTTATTTTTGTAGATTTTGCGATGTATAACCTGCGCCTGCTTGTCGATCCGCAATGGATTGAACATCTGGCAATGACCAACATGCACATCGTGCTTATCGCGGACCGTAAACTGGAGGCGTTGGCTCACTACTTTTTCGCTCACCACAGTGAAATAAAAGGAATTATTTATTCAGATGACGATGACGCTATATTGCAGGAAAAAATTAACCATCTTTTTTCCGGCAGGCGAGTGAGCAGCAGGCGTGGTAATACCCTGAACACTGTTGAATTCACTTTACTTAACAGACTTATTTCAGGGGTGTGCCTCCGGGAGATAATAAAAACAACCAGCGTTGATGTGAAAAAAATTTACGTTCATAAAATACGATTAGAGAGGAAGTTAGGTACCAGCATTCATAAAATACTCGTTTCTATTTTGTAA
- a CDS encoding autotransporter outer membrane beta-barrel domain-containing protein, with translation MPYLLKHSPVAVAISLALSSALFTANAAVIDFANLPATGAVTDLPAEIQALIPATANANFSKNTSNPNYVYQYSPGNIPVYGDGITLEGPGAEAFEHSLTVIQNSTSGSPGVIFGDDLTIRTQSKVAANNGKDVDGIRTHGMNTPNNPVFIITGDRTHIYVNGQSGDGINAGYSSFSQGSLGSANIYVGDDLYIETTGSTGRGISAYALNDASKAKNNIVVGDRAHIVTRGTYAEGIRTNQSGSSVRLGDEATIETFGTSAYGLYAGSASRIELGKKATITTDAASASGVYSTGSSTITLDEGATITTNGASAHGIYAYTAAVNVGDNVTIAVNSSEKTSSSAQAPHGMYAWSRGVITLDGGATITTAGQRDQGSYALNASNGGIIDASAGGKFLLNGDILAAGGVAANSTLPAQNSTIMLTMGNSSLWNGASYIESNAAGTGTLALTMNDAVWNMRDSSTLTSLTLNAGGTINFQHAEDAAWQTLTINEDYTGNGGKLVFNTVLSDDTSETDRLIVEGNTSGRTAVDVNNIGGAGAQTVEGIEIVSVGGNSEGTFEKASRIVAGGYDYNVVQKGKNWFLTSLAEPVDPPIDPVDPPVDPVDPPVDPVDPPVDPVDPPVDPVDPPVVPVDPPVDPVIPPQEPVPPPAPPKSEHQYRPEFGSYQANSYAANTLFMTRLHDRLGETQYTDMLTGEQKVTSLWMRNVGGHARFNDGSGQLKTTANRYVLQLGGDIAQWSTDGLDRWHLGLMAGYGNSQSRSASSLTGYHSRGEVNGYSVGLYGTWYANEADKSGTYVDSWVLYNWFDNKVMGQDQATERYRSSGITASVEAGYSVKVGESGRNSYWIQPKAQAVWMDVQADDHRERNGTRVKDETQGNLMTRLGVKAYISGHNAMDDAKSRTFQPFIEANWIHNTQTTRIRMDDVSNEMRGTRNIGELKTGVEGQITPQLSVWGNVAQQIGDKGYSDTQGMLGIKYSFK, from the coding sequence ATGCCATATTTATTGAAACATTCACCTGTCGCCGTTGCGATTTCGCTGGCACTATCGTCAGCGCTATTTACCGCGAATGCTGCAGTTATCGATTTTGCTAATTTACCAGCCACCGGAGCAGTAACGGATTTGCCTGCGGAAATACAGGCGCTGATTCCTGCAACGGCAAACGCGAACTTTAGCAAAAATACCAGCAATCCTAACTATGTCTACCAGTACAGCCCGGGCAATATTCCAGTCTACGGGGATGGGATCACTCTCGAAGGGCCGGGGGCGGAAGCCTTTGAGCACTCCTTGACCGTTATTCAGAACTCCACGTCCGGCAGCCCGGGGGTGATATTTGGTGACGACCTGACTATTCGTACCCAGTCAAAAGTGGCTGCCAATAACGGTAAAGATGTCGACGGTATTCGTACCCACGGTATGAACACGCCGAATAACCCGGTGTTTATCATTACCGGCGACCGCACCCACATTTACGTTAATGGCCAAAGCGGCGATGGCATCAATGCCGGGTACAGCTCCTTCAGCCAGGGTTCTCTCGGCTCCGCCAATATTTATGTGGGTGACGATCTCTATATCGAAACCACTGGCAGTACCGGTCGCGGTATTAGCGCCTATGCACTGAATGATGCCTCGAAGGCCAAAAATAACATTGTCGTCGGCGATCGTGCGCATATTGTGACGCGGGGTACCTACGCCGAGGGGATTCGTACCAACCAGAGCGGCTCATCCGTCCGTCTGGGGGATGAGGCCACCATCGAAACGTTTGGCACTTCGGCCTACGGCCTGTATGCGGGTTCTGCCTCCAGAATCGAGCTGGGAAAAAAAGCGACCATTACCACCGACGCAGCCAGTGCCTCCGGCGTGTACTCTACCGGCTCGTCAACCATCACCCTTGATGAAGGCGCGACCATCACCACCAACGGTGCCAGCGCGCATGGCATCTACGCTTACACAGCAGCGGTAAATGTGGGAGATAACGTCACCATTGCGGTCAACAGCAGCGAGAAAACCAGCAGCTCCGCCCAGGCACCGCACGGGATGTATGCCTGGTCACGCGGCGTGATAACGCTCGACGGTGGGGCAACCATTACCACCGCAGGCCAGCGCGACCAGGGTAGCTATGCCCTGAACGCCAGCAATGGCGGAATTATTGATGCCTCTGCAGGCGGAAAATTCCTCCTTAACGGCGATATCCTCGCCGCAGGTGGCGTCGCGGCCAACAGTACCCTTCCGGCACAAAACAGTACCATTATGCTGACAATGGGTAACAGCTCGCTGTGGAACGGAGCATCGTACATAGAAAGCAACGCTGCCGGGACCGGTACTCTCGCGCTTACGATGAATGATGCCGTCTGGAATATGCGCGACAGCTCAACGCTGACCAGCCTGACCCTGAACGCGGGCGGCACGATAAATTTCCAGCATGCTGAGGACGCGGCCTGGCAAACCCTGACCATCAACGAGGATTACACAGGCAACGGCGGCAAGCTGGTTTTCAATACCGTGCTGTCTGACGATACCTCTGAAACTGACAGGCTGATTGTTGAAGGAAACACATCCGGTCGTACCGCGGTTGACGTAAACAACATTGGTGGTGCAGGCGCACAAACCGTTGAAGGGATTGAAATAGTCAGCGTTGGCGGCAACTCGGAGGGAACGTTTGAGAAGGCCAGCCGTATCGTAGCCGGGGGTTATGACTATAACGTTGTGCAGAAAGGTAAGAACTGGTTTCTGACCAGCCTGGCTGAACCCGTTGACCCACCGATCGACCCGGTAGATCCTCCTGTTGACCCGGTAGACCCACCGGTCGACCCCGTCGACCCGCCTGTTGACCCGGTGGATCCACCTGTTGACCCTGTCGACCCGCCTGTCGTCCCGGTAGATCCGCCCGTCGACCCGGTGATTCCGCCGCAAGAACCGGTACCGCCACCTGCGCCGCCGAAAAGCGAGCATCAGTATCGCCCAGAATTTGGCAGCTATCAGGCAAACAGCTATGCGGCAAATACGCTGTTTATGACCCGCCTGCACGATCGTCTGGGTGAAACGCAGTACACCGACATGCTCACCGGCGAGCAAAAAGTGACGAGCCTTTGGATGCGTAACGTCGGCGGGCATGCGCGTTTCAACGACGGCAGCGGCCAGCTAAAAACGACAGCCAACCGTTACGTGCTGCAGTTGGGTGGCGATATCGCCCAATGGAGCACAGATGGCCTGGACCGCTGGCATCTTGGCCTGATGGCGGGCTACGGTAACAGCCAGAGCCGGAGCGCTTCCAGCCTGACCGGATACCACTCACGTGGCGAAGTGAATGGCTATAGCGTAGGTCTGTACGGTACCTGGTACGCAAACGAAGCCGATAAAAGCGGCACCTACGTTGATAGCTGGGTGCTGTATAACTGGTTTGACAATAAGGTGATGGGGCAGGACCAGGCGACCGAGCGTTATCGCTCCAGCGGTATAACCGCCTCTGTCGAAGCGGGCTATAGCGTTAAGGTGGGTGAAAGCGGCCGCAACAGCTACTGGATCCAGCCGAAGGCGCAGGCCGTTTGGATGGACGTGCAGGCTGACGACCATCGCGAGCGTAACGGCACGCGGGTGAAAGACGAAACCCAGGGCAACCTGATGACGCGTCTCGGCGTGAAGGCCTATATCAGCGGACATAACGCGATGGATGACGCTAAATCACGCACCTTCCAGCCGTTTATTGAAGCGAACTGGATCCACAATACCCAGACCACGCGCATCCGCATGGATGACGTCAGCAATGAGATGCGCGGTACGCGCAATATTGGTGAGTTAAAGACGGGCGTAGAGGGGCAGATTACCCCGCAGCTTAGCGTCTGGGGCAATGTGGCACAGCAGATTGGCGATAAAGGCTACAGCGATACGCAGGGAATGCTGGGAATAAAATACAGCTTCAAATAA
- a CDS encoding DeoR/GlpR family DNA-binding transcription regulator, producing the protein MSLTELTGNPRHDQLLTLIADRGYMNIDELAQLLDVSTQTVRRDIRKLSEQGLITRHHGGAGRASSVVNTAFEQREVSLTEEKRAIAEAIADYIPDGSTIFITIGTTVEHVARALLNHNHLRIITNSLRVAHILYKNPRFEVMVPGGTLRPHNGGIIGPAATAFVSGFRADYLVTSVGAIEHDGAMMEFDVNEASVVKTMMAHSRHILLAADHTKFNASAAVEIGNVAQTTALFTDEMPGSALQNHLKSSKVETVLSCTSDDIA; encoded by the coding sequence ATGAGCCTTACCGAACTGACCGGCAACCCGCGTCACGATCAGCTGCTGACGCTGATTGCCGATCGCGGCTATATGAACATTGATGAACTGGCGCAGCTGCTGGACGTGTCGACGCAAACGGTGCGCCGGGATATCCGTAAGCTCAGCGAGCAGGGGCTGATCACGCGTCATCACGGCGGCGCGGGCAGGGCATCCAGCGTGGTGAACACGGCGTTCGAACAGCGCGAAGTGTCGCTTACCGAAGAGAAGCGGGCGATTGCCGAGGCGATTGCGGACTATATTCCCGACGGCTCAACTATTTTCATCACCATCGGCACGACCGTAGAGCACGTTGCCCGGGCGCTGCTTAACCATAATCATCTGCGCATCATCACCAACAGCCTGCGGGTGGCGCATATTCTGTATAAGAACCCGCGCTTTGAAGTGATGGTGCCGGGCGGCACGCTGCGCCCGCACAACGGCGGCATTATCGGGCCTGCGGCGACGGCGTTTGTGTCTGGTTTTCGGGCGGACTATCTCGTGACCAGCGTCGGGGCGATTGAGCACGACGGCGCGATGATGGAGTTTGACGTGAATGAAGCCAGCGTGGTGAAAACCATGATGGCCCACTCTCGCCACATTTTGCTGGCGGCCGATCATACGAAATTTAACGCATCCGCCGCGGTGGAAATTGGCAACGTGGCGCAGACAACGGCTCTTTTCACCGATGAGATGCCCGGCTCGGCGCTGCAAAATCATCTGAAATCCAGTAAGGTTGAAACGGTGCTGTCCTGTACCAGCGATGATATCGCCTGA
- a CDS encoding sugar kinase, translating into MTRIVCVGITVLDRIWYLDDLPKEGGKYVAKDYTEVGGGPAATAAVAAAKLGAEVDFIGRVGDDDTGRRLLAELESLGVNTRYTRVFKGARSSQSAVLVDAGGERVIANYPSPDLPAEADWLHEIDFSQWDIVLADVRWHDGAKQAFTLARQQGVPTLLDADVTPQDIAELIALSDHAAFSAPGLRRLTQLDKAEDALKKAQTLTNGHVYVTQGRDGCYWLENGALCHQSGFEVNVVDTTGAGDVFHGALAFSLGQQSTAADAVRFASAVAALKCTKPGGRAGIPDCDQTRSFLSLFV; encoded by the coding sequence ATGACTCGCATCGTTTGTGTCGGCATTACCGTGCTGGATCGCATCTGGTATCTCGATGATTTACCTAAGGAAGGTGGGAAATATGTCGCAAAGGACTATACGGAAGTGGGGGGCGGCCCGGCGGCCACGGCGGCGGTGGCCGCGGCAAAACTGGGTGCGGAAGTGGATTTTATTGGCCGGGTGGGGGACGACGATACCGGCAGACGGCTGCTGGCGGAGCTGGAATCCCTGGGGGTGAACACCCGCTATACACGCGTGTTTAAAGGTGCCCGCTCGTCACAATCCGCGGTGCTGGTGGACGCAGGCGGAGAACGAGTGATTGCCAACTACCCCAGCCCCGATCTGCCCGCCGAGGCAGACTGGCTGCATGAAATCGACTTCTCGCAATGGGATATCGTGTTAGCAGACGTGCGCTGGCATGACGGGGCAAAACAGGCGTTTACCCTGGCCCGTCAGCAGGGCGTTCCTACTTTGCTTGATGCTGACGTTACCCCGCAGGACATCGCGGAACTGATAGCCTTAAGCGACCACGCGGCCTTCTCCGCGCCGGGCCTGCGGCGACTAACTCAGTTGGATAAAGCAGAAGATGCCCTTAAAAAAGCACAAACGCTCACAAATGGACATGTATATGTCACTCAGGGGCGAGACGGCTGCTACTGGCTGGAAAACGGCGCCTTGTGTCATCAATCCGGCTTTGAGGTGAACGTGGTGGATACCACCGGCGCGGGCGACGTTTTCCACGGCGCGCTGGCGTTCAGCCTGGGGCAGCAATCCACCGCCGCAGACGCCGTGCGTTTTGCCAGCGCCGTCGCAGCCCTGAAATGCACAAAGCCCGGCGGGCGCGCGGGTATACCCGACTGTGATCAAACCCGCTCTTTTTTGTCACTTTTTGTATAA
- the yihU gene encoding sulfolactaldehyde 3-reductase encodes MSAIAFIGLGQMGAPMAKNLLKQGHQLNVFDVNPQAVQALVESGARAAATPAQAATDAEFVITMLPNGDLVRSVLFGEHGVCEGLSRDAQVIDMSTIHPLQTDALIRDMAERGFSLMDVPVGRTSDHAIAGTLLLLAGGTAQQVERATPVLMAMGNELINAGGPGMGIRVKLINNFMSIALNALSAEAAVLCEALGLSFDVALKVMSGTPAGKGHFTTSWPNKVLKGDLSPAFMIDLAHKDLGIALDVANQLHVPMPLGAASREVYNQARAAGRGREDWTAILEQVRASAGLKKSH; translated from the coding sequence ATGTCAGCAATCGCATTTATCGGTTTAGGGCAGATGGGCGCGCCAATGGCGAAGAATCTGTTAAAGCAAGGCCACCAGCTTAACGTGTTTGACGTGAACCCGCAGGCGGTTCAGGCGCTGGTGGAGAGCGGCGCACGGGCGGCGGCTACGCCCGCTCAGGCCGCAACGGATGCCGAATTCGTCATCACCATGCTGCCAAACGGCGACCTGGTGCGCAGCGTGCTGTTCGGCGAGCACGGCGTGTGCGAAGGGTTATCCCGCGACGCGCAGGTGATTGATATGTCCACCATCCACCCGCTGCAAACCGACGCGCTGATCCGCGACATGGCTGAGCGCGGCTTCAGCCTGATGGACGTGCCCGTGGGACGCACGTCTGACCATGCCATCGCCGGCACGCTGCTTCTGCTGGCGGGCGGCACCGCGCAGCAGGTGGAACGCGCCACCCCCGTCTTAATGGCGATGGGCAATGAGCTGATTAACGCCGGCGGGCCGGGCATGGGCATCCGCGTAAAGCTTATCAATAACTTCATGAGCATCGCCCTGAACGCCCTCTCGGCGGAGGCGGCCGTGCTGTGTGAAGCGCTTGGCCTCTCCTTTGACGTGGCGCTGAAGGTGATGAGCGGCACGCCGGCGGGTAAAGGCCACTTCACCACCTCATGGCCGAACAAGGTGCTGAAAGGCGATCTTTCACCCGCCTTCATGATCGACCTTGCGCATAAAGATCTGGGGATCGCCCTGGACGTGGCTAACCAGCTCCACGTTCCGATGCCGCTGGGCGCGGCGTCCCGCGAAGTTTACAACCAGGCTCGCGCCGCCGGGCGCGGGCGCGAAGACTGGACGGCCATTCTTGAACAGGTTCGCGCATCTGCCGGGCTGAAAAAATCACACTGA
- the yihT gene encoding sulfofructosephosphate aldolase, which translates to MTMYTLKDITRPSGGFAMLAVDQREAMRLMFAAAGAPVPVTDQHLTDFKVNAAKILSPYASAILVDQQFCYRQIVEQQAVANSCAMIVAADEFIPGNGIPVDSVVIDKSIDAQVVKRDGGKALKLLVLWRSDEDPQQRLEMVKAFNTLCHDNGLLSIIEPVVRPPRRGAEFNREQAIIDAAKELGDSGADLYKVEMPLFGKGTQQELLTASQKLNENIAMPWVILSSGVDDKLFPRAVSVAMQAGASGFLAGRAVWSSVIGLPDTELMLRDISVPKLQRLGEIVDEMMARR; encoded by the coding sequence ATGACGATGTACACCCTGAAAGATATCACCCGACCTTCCGGCGGTTTTGCAATGCTGGCCGTGGATCAGCGCGAAGCGATGCGCCTGATGTTTGCCGCCGCAGGCGCGCCGGTGCCGGTAACCGACCAGCACCTGACGGATTTTAAGGTCAACGCGGCGAAGATTCTGTCGCCGTACGCCTCTGCCATTCTCGTCGACCAGCAGTTCTGCTATCGCCAGATTGTGGAGCAGCAGGCCGTAGCCAACAGCTGCGCGATGATTGTGGCGGCCGACGAGTTTATTCCGGGGAACGGTATTCCGGTCGACAGCGTGGTGATCGACAAAAGCATCGACGCGCAGGTGGTCAAACGCGACGGCGGCAAGGCGCTCAAGCTGCTGGTGCTGTGGCGTAGCGATGAAGATCCGCAGCAGCGCCTGGAGATGGTTAAAGCATTCAATACGCTGTGCCACGACAACGGGCTGCTGAGCATTATCGAGCCGGTGGTGCGTCCGCCGCGTCGCGGAGCCGAATTTAACCGCGAACAGGCGATTATCGATGCGGCTAAAGAGCTGGGCGACAGCGGTGCCGACCTCTACAAGGTGGAGATGCCGCTGTTTGGTAAGGGCACCCAGCAGGAACTGCTGACGGCCTCGCAGAAGCTGAACGAGAACATCGCTATGCCGTGGGTGATCCTCTCCTCCGGCGTGGACGATAAGCTGTTCCCGCGCGCCGTGAGCGTGGCGATGCAGGCTGGGGCATCGGGCTTTTTAGCCGGTCGCGCCGTCTGGTCCTCGGTGATTGGCCTGCCGGATACCGAGCTGATGCTGCGTGATATTTCCGTACCAAAACTTCAGCGTCTGGGTGAGATTGTCGACGAAATGATGGCTCGCCGTTAA
- the yihS gene encoding sulfoquinovose isomerase — protein MKWFNTLSHNRWLEQETDRILDFGKNAAVPTGFGWLGNNGQVRSDMGTHLWITARMLHVYAVAANMGRPGAYALVEHGINVLNGPLRDKQHGGWYACVNDEGVIDASKQGYQHFFVLLGAASAVTTGHPQARRLLDDAIEVIERYFWSEQEQMCLESWDEAFSKTEDYRGGNANMHAVEAFLIVYDVTHDRKWLDRALRIASVIIHDVARKGEYRVNEHFDTDWNPIRDYNIDNPAHRFRAYGGTPGHWIEWGRLMLHLRAALEARFETPPEWLLEDAKGLFHATIRDAWAPDGADGFVYSVGWDGKPIVRERVRWPIVEAMGTAYALYTVTGEAQYEAWYQKWWDYCIKYLMDYENGSWWQELDTNNEVTTKVWDGKQDIYHLLHCLVIPRLPLAPGLAPAVAAGLLDSQAK, from the coding sequence ATGAAATGGTTTAACACCCTGAGCCACAACCGCTGGCTCGAACAAGAGACCGACCGCATTCTTGATTTCGGCAAAAACGCCGCCGTGCCGACCGGCTTTGGCTGGCTGGGCAATAACGGGCAGGTTCGCAGCGATATGGGCACCCATCTTTGGATCACCGCCCGCATGCTGCACGTATACGCGGTGGCGGCGAACATGGGCCGTCCCGGCGCGTATGCTCTGGTTGAACACGGCATTAATGTCCTCAACGGTCCGCTGCGCGACAAGCAGCACGGCGGCTGGTACGCCTGCGTAAACGATGAGGGCGTCATTGACGCCTCCAAGCAGGGCTATCAGCACTTCTTCGTCCTGCTGGGTGCAGCGAGCGCCGTCACCACCGGACACCCGCAGGCGCGGAGGCTGCTGGACGATGCCATCGAGGTGATTGAGCGCTACTTCTGGAGCGAACAGGAGCAAATGTGCCTCGAGTCCTGGGATGAAGCCTTCAGCAAAACGGAAGATTACCGCGGCGGTAACGCCAACATGCACGCCGTGGAAGCCTTCCTGATTGTCTATGACGTAACCCATGACCGTAAGTGGCTCGACCGCGCCCTGCGCATCGCCTCGGTGATTATTCACGACGTGGCGCGCAAAGGTGAGTATCGCGTTAACGAGCATTTCGACACCGACTGGAACCCGATCCGCGATTACAACATCGATAACCCTGCTCACCGCTTCCGCGCCTACGGCGGCACGCCGGGACACTGGATTGAGTGGGGCCGCCTGATGCTGCATCTGCGCGCCGCGCTGGAAGCGCGCTTTGAAACCCCGCCGGAGTGGCTGCTGGAAGATGCAAAAGGCCTGTTCCACGCCACCATCCGCGACGCCTGGGCACCCGACGGCGCCGACGGGTTTGTCTACTCCGTGGGCTGGGACGGCAAGCCTATCGTGCGGGAACGCGTGCGCTGGCCAATCGTCGAGGCGATGGGCACGGCCTATGCCCTCTATACCGTGACCGGCGAGGCGCAGTACGAAGCCTGGTATCAGAAGTGGTGGGATTACTGCATCAAGTACCTGATGGATTACGAAAACGGTTCCTGGTGGCAGGAGCTGGACACCAATAACGAAGTGACCACCAAAGTCTGGGACGGCAAGCAGGATATTTACCATCTGCTGCACTGCCTGGTGATCCCCCGCCTGCCGCTGGCGCCGGGCTTAGCGCCTGCCGTCGCCGCCGGATTGCTGGACAGCCAGGCCAAATAA
- a CDS encoding alpha-glucosidase, whose translation MRTLHNIDLKNNERGFTLRWQDRLILSHSEEAPCLWIGAGEADIEMFRGNFSIKDKLNEKIALTNATVTQQSVGWAIRFTRGDAVSATLLVGVDAEGRLELKLKNDAPGHNRIWLRLAAQPEDHIYGCGEQFSYFDLRGKPFPLWTSEQGVGRNKQTYVTWQADCKENAGGDYYWTFFPQPTFVSTQKYYCHVDNSCYMNFDFSAPDFHELAFWEDNATLRFECAETYVDLLEKLTGLLGRQPELPDWVYDGVTLGIQGGTEVCQQKLDAMREGGVKVNGIWAQDWSGIRMTSFGKRVMWNWKWNSALYPKLDERIGQWKQEGVQFLSYINPYVASDKDLCEEAAKRGYLTKNADGEDYHVEFGEFYAGVIDLTNPEAYGWYKEVIKKNLIELGCGGWMADFGEYLPTDTFLHNGVSAEIMHNAWPALWAKCNYEALQETGKLGEILFFMRAGYTGSQKHSVMMWAGDQNVDWSLDDGLASVIPAALSLAMTGHGLHHSDIGGYTTLFEMKRSKELLLRWCDFSAFTPMMRTHEGNRPGDNWQFDGDAETIAHFARMTTVFTTLKPYIKAAVAQNAKSGLPVMRPLFLHYEDDARAYTLKYQYLFGRDLLVAPVHEEGRRDWSLYLPQDSWVNAWTGETCQGGDVTVDAPIGKPPVFYRQHSEWADLFSTLRDI comes from the coding sequence ATGCGTACCCTACACAATATTGACCTGAAAAATAACGAACGTGGCTTCACCCTGCGCTGGCAGGATCGCTTGATTTTGTCCCACTCTGAAGAAGCGCCTTGCCTGTGGATCGGCGCAGGCGAGGCCGATATCGAGATGTTTCGCGGCAACTTCAGCATTAAAGACAAGCTCAACGAAAAGATTGCCCTGACGAACGCGACCGTCACGCAGCAAAGCGTGGGCTGGGCCATCCGCTTTACCCGCGGCGATGCGGTAAGCGCGACGCTGCTGGTGGGCGTGGATGCGGAAGGCCGTCTGGAGCTGAAGCTGAAAAATGATGCTCCCGGCCACAACCGCATCTGGCTGCGGCTGGCGGCGCAGCCGGAAGATCATATCTACGGCTGCGGCGAGCAGTTCTCGTATTTCGATCTGCGCGGCAAGCCGTTCCCGCTGTGGACCAGCGAGCAGGGCGTGGGCCGCAACAAGCAGACCTACGTCACCTGGCAGGCCGACTGCAAAGAGAACGCGGGCGGCGATTACTACTGGACCTTCTTCCCGCAGCCTACCTTCGTGAGCACCCAGAAGTACTACTGCCACGTGGATAACAGCTGCTACATGAACTTTGACTTCAGCGCCCCGGATTTCCACGAGCTGGCGTTCTGGGAAGATAACGCCACGCTGCGCTTCGAATGTGCGGAAACGTACGTCGATCTGCTGGAAAAACTGACCGGCCTGCTGGGACGTCAGCCGGAGCTGCCGGACTGGGTTTACGACGGCGTGACGCTGGGCATCCAGGGCGGCACCGAGGTGTGCCAGCAGAAGCTCGACGCCATGCGCGAGGGCGGCGTGAAGGTGAACGGCATCTGGGCGCAGGACTGGTCCGGCATCCGCATGACCTCCTTCGGCAAACGCGTGATGTGGAACTGGAAGTGGAACAGCGCGCTCTATCCGAAGCTTGATGAGCGGATCGGGCAGTGGAAGCAGGAAGGCGTACAGTTCCTCTCCTATATCAACCCGTACGTGGCCAGCGATAAAGATCTCTGTGAAGAGGCGGCGAAACGCGGCTATCTGACCAAAAACGCCGACGGAGAGGACTACCACGTTGAGTTCGGCGAGTTCTACGCGGGCGTTATCGACCTGACCAACCCGGAAGCCTACGGCTGGTACAAAGAGGTCATTAAAAAGAACCTGATCGAACTGGGCTGCGGCGGCTGGATGGCCGATTTCGGGGAATATCTGCCGACCGATACCTTCCTGCACAACGGCGTGAGCGCGGAGATCATGCATAACGCCTGGCCTGCCCTGTGGGCGAAATGTAACTACGAGGCGCTCCAGGAGACCGGCAAGCTCGGGGAGATCCTGTTCTTCATGCGCGCGGGCTACACCGGCAGCCAGAAGCACTCGGTGATGATGTGGGCGGGGGATCAGAACGTTGACTGGAGCCTGGACGACGGTCTGGCGTCCGTCATCCCTGCGGCGCTGTCGCTGGCGATGACCGGGCACGGCCTGCACCACAGCGACATCGGCGGCTATACCACCCTGTTCGAGATGAAGCGCAGCAAGGAGCTGCTGCTGCGCTGGTGCGACTTCAGCGCCTTTACGCCGATGATGCGTACCCACGAGGGCAACCGCCCTGGCGACAACTGGCAGTTCGACGGCGATGCGGAAACCATCGCGCACTTCGCGCGCATGACCACCGTCTTCACCACCCTGAAGCCGTACATCAAAGCTGCGGTTGCGCAGAACGCGAAAAGCGGCCTGCCGGTGATGCGTCCGCTGTTCCTGCACTACGAGGACGACGCGCGCGCCTACACGCTGAAATACCAGTACCTGTTTGGCCGCGATCTGCTGGTGGCACCGGTTCATGAAGAGGGCCGCCGGGACTGGTCGCTCTATCTGCCACAGGACAGCTGGGTCAATGCGTGGACCGGGGAAACCTGCCAGGGCGGTGACGTGACCGTTGATGCCCCGATCGGCAAGCCGCCGGTCTTCTATCGCCAGCACAGCGAATGGGCAGATCTGTTTAGCACCTTACGTGATATCTGA